A genomic stretch from Erwinia sp. E_sp_B01_1 includes:
- a CDS encoding peptidase domain-containing ABC transporter, translated as MKKYKTKDVIQDEVSECGLACISYICGTLGKKVALSTLRRQFDVTLDGLSFYNLMNISAEYQLVATGVQVAADSLSEIKTPAILLWNNCHFVVLKKVSRKGIEVMDPAVGSRKFTHLEVLRFFSGMALEIEPGDEFTVRPHQIWGDESKEDKSFFSLRSFKNGVLKYKGYMLPLAIMGIVIQVTNIAIPKFMSLVFDEVLPKNDEDFLFLLLYIFGFVYLVQAVGSYLKILLSQRLRRVISQFEGVKTVRKLFQMDLKFFNKRMPSDLLRKVKSVDVFHVIFTHGWLDIVIDGFFAVIFIVLLFMISFELALMTVTVTGLMVLTRVLLLSTLMSRQYSAIDAEVKRDNSLLQSIDNITMIKINHAEPRKISDWFYSHAELEDNRSSIEKINAMISLSVTTISHLQTLIIMGMGAYAVLKGESTAGQLISFIFYKNCLMGNVQTLVENHVNLKLCSVEVRRLLDISPANVTEVSQFSSSAVTTKEQIKTLSVKNLAFSYSNLEESFIKNINFTLNEGDKLVITGPSGCGKTTILNLLSGLLSPTEGEIIINDISLNRFGLRQYQSQISIVSPDDKIINGSVIENIVYESDSYDMLLLGQCIEQANLADVIRSLSAGLNTRLGINGARLSSGQQQRLMLARALYRRPTLILMDEPTSHLDKLSREAIMELVAQLPVSCIIVSHDEHLIKAIGNEIQMSGGVK; from the coding sequence ATGAAGAAATATAAAACAAAAGACGTTATTCAGGATGAAGTCTCTGAATGTGGCCTGGCTTGTATCAGCTATATTTGCGGAACTCTAGGAAAAAAGGTCGCTTTGTCAACGCTGCGCAGACAGTTTGATGTCACTCTGGATGGCCTCTCCTTTTACAACCTGATGAATATCTCTGCGGAGTATCAACTTGTTGCAACGGGTGTTCAGGTTGCTGCTGATTCACTTTCCGAAATTAAAACGCCAGCTATCCTGCTCTGGAATAACTGCCATTTTGTTGTTCTAAAGAAGGTAAGCAGGAAAGGCATTGAGGTAATGGATCCTGCCGTAGGTAGTCGAAAATTTACCCATCTGGAAGTGTTGCGATTTTTCTCCGGCATGGCTCTGGAGATTGAGCCTGGTGATGAGTTCACGGTCAGACCTCATCAGATCTGGGGCGATGAATCTAAAGAGGACAAAAGTTTCTTCAGCCTCAGGTCATTTAAAAACGGTGTTCTGAAATATAAAGGCTACATGTTACCTCTGGCAATAATGGGCATCGTTATTCAGGTAACCAACATTGCCATACCGAAGTTTATGTCATTGGTGTTTGACGAAGTTTTGCCAAAAAACGATGAGGACTTTCTGTTTCTATTGCTTTACATATTTGGGTTTGTCTATCTGGTTCAGGCGGTAGGCAGCTATCTGAAAATTTTGCTTTCACAACGCTTAAGGCGAGTTATTTCGCAGTTTGAAGGTGTCAAAACGGTCCGCAAGCTGTTCCAGATGGACCTGAAATTTTTCAACAAAAGAATGCCCTCTGACCTGTTGAGAAAAGTGAAATCCGTTGATGTATTCCATGTCATTTTTACGCATGGCTGGCTGGATATCGTCATTGATGGGTTTTTTGCCGTCATCTTTATTGTGTTGCTCTTTATGATCAGTTTTGAACTGGCCTTAATGACGGTCACGGTCACCGGACTGATGGTTCTGACGCGTGTGTTGTTGCTTTCAACCCTGATGTCCCGTCAATACTCTGCTATTGATGCTGAAGTAAAGCGTGATAACAGCCTGCTTCAGTCGATTGATAATATCACGATGATAAAGATCAACCATGCGGAGCCACGCAAGATAAGCGACTGGTTTTACAGTCATGCTGAACTTGAAGATAATCGTTCTTCCATTGAAAAAATCAACGCCATGATTTCGCTTTCAGTGACCACGATTTCACATCTTCAGACGCTGATTATTATGGGAATGGGTGCCTATGCCGTACTGAAAGGGGAAAGCACCGCCGGTCAGCTCATCTCCTTTATCTTTTACAAAAACTGTTTGATGGGTAATGTTCAGACGCTGGTTGAAAATCATGTCAATTTAAAGCTTTGCTCGGTTGAGGTTCGCAGACTGCTGGATATCTCACCGGCGAATGTGACGGAAGTCAGCCAGTTCAGTTCCTCTGCGGTCACCACAAAAGAACAAATAAAAACGCTATCCGTAAAGAATCTGGCCTTCAGCTATTCGAACTTAGAAGAATCTTTTATAAAAAATATCAACTTCACCCTGAATGAGGGCGATAAGTTGGTGATAACTGGCCCATCAGGCTGCGGTAAAACCACCATTCTGAATTTGCTGTCAGGATTACTGAGCCCAACAGAAGGTGAGATCATTATCAATGACATCTCCCTGAACCGATTCGGGTTACGTCAGTATCAGTCGCAAATTTCCATTGTCTCTCCTGATGACAAAATCATTAATGGAAGCGTCATTGAGAACATCGTCTATGAATCCGATTCTTACGATATGCTTCTGCTCGGGCAGTGTATTGAACAAGCCAATCTCGCCGATGTCATCCGCAGTTTGTCTGCAGGTTTAAATACGCGACTAGGCATTAATGGTGCAAGGCTCTCCTCAGGTCAGCAGCAAAGACTGATGCTGGCCAGGGCACTGTATCGCAGGCCAACCCTGATTTTGATGGATGAACCTACATCTCACCTCGATAAGCTGTCACGGGAAGCCATTATGGAGTTGGTGGCGCAGCTCCCTGTTTCCTGCATCATTGTCAGTCATGACGAACATCTGATTAAAGCAATAGGCAATGAAATTCAGATGAGTGGGGGAGTTAAATAG
- the rplT gene encoding 50S ribosomal protein L20, with product MARVKRGVVARARHKKILKQAKGYYGARSRVYRVAFQAVIKAGQYAYRDRRQRKRQFRQLWIARINAAARTNGISYSRFINGLKKASIEIDRKILADIAVFDKVTFTALVEKAKTALA from the coding sequence ATGGCTCGTGTAAAACGTGGTGTAGTTGCTCGCGCACGTCACAAAAAAATCTTAAAACAAGCTAAAGGCTATTACGGTGCACGTTCACGTGTTTACCGCGTAGCCTTCCAGGCTGTTATCAAAGCTGGTCAGTATGCTTACCGTGACCGTCGTCAGCGGAAGCGTCAGTTCCGTCAGCTGTGGATCGCGCGTATTAACGCAGCGGCCCGCACCAACGGAATTTCTTACAGCCGTTTCATTAATGGCCTGAAAAAGGCTTCTATTGAGATCGACCGTAAGATTCTGGCTGACATCGCAGTCTTCGACAAAGTGACCTTCACGGCACTGGTTGAGAAAGCGAAAACAGCTCTGGCGTAA
- the infC gene encoding translation initiation factor IF-3, with product MKGGKRVQPARPNRINREIRATEVRLTGVDGEQIGIVSLNEALEKAEEAGVDLVEISPNAEPPVCRIMDYGKFLYEKSKSSKEQKKKQKVIQVKEIKFRPGTDDGDYQVKLRNLVRFLEEGDKAKITLRFRGREMAHQQIGMEMLNRVRKDLCEDSDLAIVESFPSKIEGRQMIMVLAPKKKQ from the coding sequence ATTAAAGGCGGAAAACGAGTTCAACCGGCGCGTCCTAATCGCATTAACAGAGAAATCCGCGCCACAGAAGTACGACTGACTGGCGTCGATGGCGAGCAGATTGGTATTGTCAGTCTGAATGAGGCTTTGGAAAAAGCTGAGGAAGCAGGCGTTGATTTAGTTGAAATCAGCCCTAACGCCGAGCCGCCCGTTTGCCGCATCATGGATTACGGCAAATTCCTTTACGAAAAAAGCAAATCTTCTAAGGAACAGAAGAAAAAGCAAAAAGTTATTCAGGTTAAGGAAATTAAATTCCGTCCTGGAACCGATGATGGCGACTATCAGGTAAAACTACGCAACCTGGTTCGCTTTCTCGAAGAGGGCGATAAAGCCAAAATCACGCTGCGATTCCGTGGTCGTGAGATGGCGCACCAGCAGATCGGTATGGAAATGCTTAACCGCGTCCGTAAAGATCTGTGTGAAGATAGTGATCTGGCGATTGTCGAGTCCTTCCCTTCGAAGATCGAAGGTCGTCAGATGATTATGGTGCTCGCTCCGAAGAAGAAACAGTAG
- the pheM gene encoding pheST operon leader peptide PheM, which produces MNAAIFRFFFYFST; this is translated from the coding sequence ATGAATGCTGCCATTTTCCGTTTCTTTTTTTACTTTAGCACCTGA
- a CDS encoding TolC family protein — translation MIKNIPLFIFSVVLSGCSLSPDYVKPDTVADGNKQLKAAQGSHHYSFREMFAQDEHLAEVLKQAQINNYDLQDGLMRVEMSRAQMYSSIFDLIPGVSFTGTKSTSMSEMTSPFTGKDVKQKTKTYQSSLGFDSYEVDIWGKKLSEIDSLSEESKGDQSLVAALQLTLMSDLANTWYETLSMIKIWHMLTGKIVMLDDIHTRLKGVNEMERLDPLLLSKFMRGKTSDVTNQQNLQKEILNRIHKLEYLSGYRSPWLNEESWKNLSGDYAIQTVPQSIQSDVIFNRPDVIAAEAKIKAANGTIGMARAAFLPVFNLFANAYHTSDSFDRVLGNLTDNWTLTPSVIIPIFRWPKNYANLNYAHSQQALAVVAYRKIVAQGLLDIQDSTNNLRASEETTATLMDEVDIHRQNLSKLTTRYEAGYGDLYNLYEAIDLLTSSQFDLESHRQQVMTNTIVLLKAIGG, via the coding sequence ATGATAAAGAACATTCCACTCTTTATTTTTTCCGTCGTGCTCTCTGGCTGTTCACTTTCACCTGACTATGTGAAACCTGACACGGTTGCAGACGGTAATAAGCAACTTAAAGCAGCACAAGGCAGTCATCACTATTCCTTCCGCGAAATGTTCGCTCAGGACGAACATCTGGCAGAAGTTCTGAAACAGGCTCAAATTAATAACTACGATTTACAGGATGGCCTGATGCGTGTAGAGATGAGCCGTGCACAAATGTACAGCTCAATCTTTGACCTGATACCCGGCGTGAGCTTCACAGGCACTAAAAGCACCAGCATGTCTGAAATGACGTCCCCCTTTACGGGCAAGGATGTGAAGCAAAAAACTAAAACATACCAAAGCAGCCTGGGCTTTGATTCTTATGAAGTGGATATCTGGGGGAAAAAATTAAGCGAAATTGATTCACTGAGTGAAGAGAGCAAAGGGGATCAGAGCCTGGTTGCCGCTCTGCAGTTAACATTAATGTCCGATCTTGCCAATACCTGGTATGAAACCCTGTCGATGATAAAAATCTGGCATATGCTGACCGGAAAAATTGTCATGCTGGATGACATTCATACCCGTCTGAAAGGCGTGAACGAAATGGAAAGGCTGGATCCGCTGCTGCTCTCCAAGTTTATGCGGGGCAAAACCAGTGATGTCACTAACCAGCAAAACCTGCAGAAAGAGATCCTCAACAGGATCCATAAGCTGGAATATCTTTCCGGATACCGATCCCCCTGGCTGAATGAAGAGAGCTGGAAAAATCTTTCCGGGGACTATGCCATTCAGACGGTTCCACAAAGTATCCAGTCTGATGTCATTTTCAACCGGCCTGATGTGATAGCCGCAGAAGCTAAAATTAAAGCGGCAAATGGCACTATTGGTATGGCGCGCGCCGCGTTTTTACCTGTATTTAATCTGTTTGCTAATGCCTATCACACCTCTGACTCTTTCGATCGTGTTCTTGGCAATTTGACCGATAACTGGACCTTAACGCCGTCGGTGATTATCCCCATTTTTCGTTGGCCAAAAAATTACGCCAATCTGAATTATGCGCATTCACAACAGGCACTGGCGGTAGTTGCCTACCGCAAGATCGTGGCTCAGGGGTTGCTGGATATTCAGGACTCAACCAATAATCTGCGTGCCAGTGAAGAGACAACGGCCACGTTAATGGACGAAGTTGATATTCACCGACAAAATCTGAGCAAACTGACCACACGTTACGAAGCCGGGTATGGTGACTTATACAACCTCTATGAGGCGATCGACTTACTGACTTCGTCGCAATTTGATCTTGAAAGTCACCGGCAACAGGTGATGACCAATACGATTGTGTTACTTAAAGCCATTGGGGGATGA
- the thrS gene encoding threonine--tRNA ligase has product MPVITLPDGSQRIFDHAVSVMDIAQDIGPGLAKACIAGRVNGELVDAVDPITTDAHVAIITAKDDAGLEIIRHSCAHLLGHAIKQLWPDTKMAIGPVIDNGFYYDVDIDRTLTQEDIEQLEKRMHQLAETNYEVIKKTVSWHEAREAFAARDEPYKMIILDENISHDDRPGLYHHEEYVDMCRGPHVPNMRFCHHFKLQKISGAYWRGDSNNKMLQRIYGTAWADKKQLAAYLQRLEEAGKRDHRKIGKQLDLYHMQEEAPGMVFWHNDGWTIFRELEVFVRSKLTEYDYQEVKGPLMMDRVLWEKTGHWENYKEAMFTTSSENREYCIKPMNCPGHVQIFNQGLKSYRDLPLRMAEFGSCHRNEPSGALHGLMRVRGFTQDDAHIFCTEEQVRTEVNSCIRMVYDMYSTFGFEKIVVKLSTRPVKRIGTDEQWDRAEADLAAALKENDIPFEYQPGEGAFYGPKIEFTLHDCLDRAWQCGTVQLDFSLPGRLSASYIGENNERQVPVMIHRAILGSVERFIGILTEEYAGFFPTWLAPVQVVVMNITDGQSEYVAELTRKLQNAGIRVKADLRNEKIGFKIREHTLRRVPYMLVCGDKEVEAGKVAVRTRRGKDLGSMDVNEVIAKLQDEIRSRNLHQLEE; this is encoded by the coding sequence ATGCCCGTAATTACTCTTCCTGATGGAAGTCAGCGTATTTTTGACCACGCAGTCAGCGTGATGGACATCGCTCAGGACATCGGTCCGGGGCTGGCAAAAGCCTGTATCGCAGGCCGTGTAAATGGCGAGCTGGTGGATGCGGTCGATCCGATTACCACAGACGCTCACGTTGCTATCATCACCGCAAAAGATGACGCTGGTCTGGAAATCATTCGCCACTCCTGTGCTCACCTGTTAGGTCATGCGATCAAACAGCTGTGGCCAGACACGAAAATGGCGATTGGCCCGGTGATTGATAACGGATTCTACTATGACGTGGATATTGACCGTACCCTGACCCAGGAAGACATTGAGCAGCTGGAAAAGCGTATGCATCAGCTGGCCGAAACCAATTACGAGGTCATTAAGAAAACGGTGAGCTGGCATGAAGCGCGTGAAGCCTTTGCCGCCCGTGATGAACCTTACAAAATGATTATTCTTGATGAGAACATCAGCCATGACGATCGTCCTGGCCTGTATCATCACGAAGAGTATGTTGATATGTGCCGTGGGCCTCACGTGCCTAATATGCGCTTCTGCCATCACTTTAAGCTGCAGAAAATTTCTGGCGCTTACTGGCGTGGCGACAGCAACAATAAAATGTTGCAGCGTATCTATGGCACCGCCTGGGCTGATAAAAAGCAGCTGGCAGCCTATCTGCAGCGTCTGGAAGAAGCGGGCAAACGCGATCACCGTAAAATCGGTAAGCAGCTCGATCTATATCACATGCAGGAAGAAGCACCGGGTATGGTGTTCTGGCACAACGATGGCTGGACTATCTTCCGCGAGCTGGAAGTCTTTGTGCGCAGCAAGCTGACTGAATATGACTATCAGGAAGTGAAGGGCCCATTGATGATGGACCGCGTGCTGTGGGAAAAAACAGGTCACTGGGAAAACTACAAAGAAGCCATGTTCACCACCTCTTCAGAGAACCGTGAATATTGCATCAAACCTATGAACTGCCCTGGCCACGTGCAAATTTTCAATCAGGGTCTAAAATCATACCGCGACCTGCCATTACGTATGGCCGAATTTGGTAGCTGCCACCGTAATGAGCCTTCAGGTGCTCTGCACGGTCTGATGCGTGTGCGTGGCTTTACTCAGGATGATGCCCATATCTTCTGTACTGAAGAGCAGGTGCGTACTGAGGTGAACAGCTGCATCCGCATGGTGTATGACATGTACAGCACCTTCGGATTTGAAAAAATCGTGGTGAAACTGTCTACCCGTCCGGTAAAACGTATCGGCACTGACGAACAGTGGGATCGTGCTGAGGCCGATCTGGCTGCCGCGCTGAAAGAGAACGACATTCCGTTCGAGTATCAGCCGGGTGAGGGGGCATTCTATGGCCCTAAAATTGAATTCACCCTGCATGACTGTTTAGATCGTGCATGGCAGTGTGGCACCGTACAGCTCGACTTCTCTCTGCCGGGCCGTCTGAGTGCTTCCTATATTGGTGAAAATAATGAGCGTCAGGTGCCGGTGATGATCCACCGTGCAATTCTGGGTTCAGTGGAGCGCTTTATCGGTATTTTGACCGAAGAGTATGCCGGGTTCTTCCCAACCTGGCTGGCTCCAGTACAAGTTGTGGTGATGAATATCACCGATGGCCAGTCCGAATATGTTGCAGAATTGACCCGAAAACTGCAGAATGCGGGCATTCGTGTAAAAGCGGACTTGAGAAACGAGAAGATTGGCTTTAAAATCCGTGAGCACACTTTACGTCGTGTCCCTTATATGTTGGTCTGCGGTGATAAAGAGGTGGAAGCTGGCAAAGTTGCCGTTCGCACCCGCCGTGGTAAAGACCTGGGCAGCATGGACGTAAACGAAGTGATCGCGAAACTGCAGGATGAAATTCGCAGTCGCAATCTTCATCAATTGGAGGAATAA
- a CDS encoding DUF481 domain-containing protein, whose translation MKVLNKLSVVLLLSGGALCQQALADNNVFTVMDDPSTAKKDFEGNAAAGYLAQTGNTTSSSLTANTNMTWYQPKTAYSLWGNASNTSSNDERSSETYQVGGRTRYNLTNFDYLFGQASWLSDRFNGYDGRSFLAAGYGRQLLNGPVHSLRVEAGPGVRYDDYHDGGHDTTALAYGALSYQWQLTDTTKFIQGVSVLGSDDTTVNSETGLQVAINDHFSLKLAYNVTWNQNPPESAPDKTDTKTTIMLSYAM comes from the coding sequence ATGAAAGTGCTTAACAAGCTCTCTGTAGTTCTTTTGCTTTCCGGTGGCGCGCTGTGTCAGCAAGCTCTGGCTGATAACAACGTCTTTACGGTCATGGATGACCCTTCCACAGCGAAGAAAGATTTTGAAGGGAATGCCGCCGCGGGTTACCTGGCTCAGACCGGTAACACCACCAGCTCCTCACTGACAGCTAATACCAACATGACCTGGTATCAGCCTAAAACGGCCTACAGCCTGTGGGGCAACGCCAGCAACACCTCTTCTAATGACGAACGCTCATCAGAAACCTATCAGGTCGGTGGCCGTACGCGTTACAACCTCACCAACTTTGATTACCTGTTTGGACAGGCGAGCTGGTTGAGTGACCGTTTCAACGGTTATGACGGTCGTTCCTTCCTGGCCGCAGGTTATGGTCGTCAGCTGCTGAACGGTCCGGTGCATTCACTGCGTGTGGAAGCCGGTCCTGGTGTGCGTTATGACGATTATCACGACGGTGGCCATGATACCACTGCGCTGGCCTATGGCGCGCTGAGCTATCAGTGGCAGCTGACCGATACCACCAAATTCATACAGGGTGTATCCGTTCTGGGTAGCGATGATACGACAGTGAACTCCGAAACCGGTTTACAGGTCGCCATTAACGATCACTTCTCTCTGAAGCTGGCCTATAACGTGACCTGGAACCAGAATCCGCCAGAATCTGCGCCAGATAAAACTGATACTAAAACAACTATTATGCTTTCTTACGCAATGTAA
- a CDS encoding HlyD family efflux transporter periplasmic adaptor subunit, whose protein sequence is MLDIYAEEGQAVKKGAPLFRIALPWQDATDQHNGTSMTKESISRLRQTQSELQREGLSLEKELADLIKQKTAFFSSIDQNISKIDGIEKDYLLKKKILATQLKDYEKLLLSKSINKTDVENVRQYSLDNNVALTRTVMEKQNLLQNKAEKQISYARTERELLQIRDDVERRKRELINDLNKIEMQQEYIVTSPVDGIIHDVGILKGDFVDGKSPSMIVKTDTQAQPLAILHLTSSQIGLLDRHEKIFLRVDTFPYESYGMLTAHVVNVSKTPTKVSLDDKDSWFRVKLQLDEHDALSKIPLDRLNDGMSVTTSLRQPEQTLMEWLFLPVKKAFKRNPDFIQ, encoded by the coding sequence GTGCTGGATATATACGCTGAAGAGGGGCAGGCCGTTAAAAAGGGAGCGCCTCTTTTCCGCATAGCGCTTCCCTGGCAGGATGCCACGGATCAACATAACGGCACCAGTATGACAAAAGAGTCCATTTCAAGGCTCAGGCAAACCCAGTCTGAATTACAGCGTGAAGGTCTCTCGCTCGAAAAAGAACTGGCTGATTTAATCAAACAAAAAACCGCTTTCTTCAGTAGCATCGATCAAAATATCAGTAAAATAGATGGCATCGAAAAAGATTATCTGCTTAAGAAAAAAATCCTGGCTACTCAGCTTAAGGATTATGAAAAACTGCTGCTTTCAAAATCGATAAATAAAACAGATGTGGAAAATGTGCGGCAGTATTCCCTGGATAACAATGTTGCTTTAACCAGGACGGTGATGGAAAAGCAAAATTTGCTGCAGAACAAAGCAGAGAAGCAGATCTCCTATGCCAGAACTGAACGCGAACTGCTGCAAATAAGAGATGACGTTGAAAGAAGAAAGCGTGAGCTGATTAACGACCTGAATAAAATAGAGATGCAACAGGAATATATCGTGACCTCTCCCGTTGATGGCATTATCCATGATGTCGGGATCCTTAAAGGCGATTTTGTCGATGGCAAATCTCCTTCTATGATTGTCAAAACAGATACTCAGGCTCAGCCTCTTGCCATCCTGCATCTGACCAGCAGTCAGATCGGCTTGCTCGATCGTCATGAAAAAATTTTCCTGCGGGTCGACACCTTTCCCTATGAGAGTTACGGCATGTTGACGGCCCACGTTGTGAATGTCTCCAAAACGCCCACCAAAGTCAGTCTGGATGACAAGGATTCCTGGTTCAGGGTCAAGCTCCAGCTGGATGAGCATGATGCATTGAGCAAGATCCCGCTGGACAGGCTCAATGACGGGATGTCCGTGACCACCTCTTTGCGTCAGCCTGAACAAACTCTGATGGAATGGCTGTTCTTACCTGTGAAAAAAGCGTTTAAACGTAATCCGGATTTCATTCAATGA
- the rpmI gene encoding 50S ribosomal protein L35 — protein sequence MPKIKTVRGAAKRFKKTGSGGFKRKHANLRHILTKKSTKRKRHLRPKGMVCQADLASVVACLPYA from the coding sequence ATGCCGAAGATTAAAACTGTACGTGGCGCGGCCAAGCGCTTTAAGAAGACCGGCTCTGGCGGCTTCAAGCGTAAACACGCTAACCTGCGTCATATTCTGACTAAAAAATCTACTAAACGTAAGCGTCACCTGCGCCCTAAAGGCATGGTTTGTCAGGCTGACCTGGCGAGTGTTGTTGCTTGCCTGCCGTACGCATAA
- a CDS encoding Blp family class II bacteriocin yields MTNLTVMTLEQCKEVRGGVSDTAWGAAGGAVAGGIIGALIPGVGCIAGAMAGGAVGAGVGASVGAGKGNGAS; encoded by the coding sequence ATGACTAACTTAACGGTAATGACTCTGGAGCAGTGTAAAGAAGTTCGCGGTGGCGTGAGCGATACCGCCTGGGGCGCAGCGGGTGGCGCTGTTGCTGGCGGCATTATTGGTGCTCTGATCCCCGGCGTGGGCTGCATTGCAGGGGCGATGGCAGGTGGCGCTGTGGGTGCCGGAGTAGGCGCCAGTGTAGGTGCAGGTAAAGGCAATGGAGCCTCATAA
- the ghoS gene encoding type V toxin-antitoxin system endoribonuclease antitoxin GhoS produces MSTSDITQYVVTFRFQEEGLTDILELNSALTNGGFSTSLTDKEGHPHELGTNSFGITSALDKEKIREQAQGLGEMALGDKPEVEVQSWEEFLNDSKS; encoded by the coding sequence ATGAGTACTTCTGATATTACCCAATATGTTGTGACCTTCCGTTTTCAGGAGGAAGGGTTAACAGATATTCTGGAACTAAACAGTGCGCTGACCAATGGCGGTTTCAGCACCTCTCTTACCGATAAAGAGGGTCATCCCCACGAACTGGGCACTAACAGTTTTGGGATTACCAGCGCACTGGATAAAGAGAAAATCCGCGAACAGGCCCAGGGTCTGGGCGAGATGGCGCTGGGAGACAAGCCAGAGGTTGAGGTGCAGAGCTGGGAAGAGTTCCTTAACGACAGCAAAAGCTAA
- a CDS encoding ABC transporter substrate-binding protein has translation MALSYPAFATTYPVTLTDSDGKQVTLKQEPQRVVLQDGRDILTLALLDRDDPFHRLVAWNNLLKKSDAPTWELMANKWPEAKKIIDMGFSDKGEVNLESVVAEHPDLMIAQLRSKPSLAQGGVLDKMKQLGIPVLFIDTFEKPVEDTPKSITSLGVALNREAEAKDYTDFYQQHYQAILEKTRAVKPQPQVFIEAKAGLGGLESCCFTHAHVGWGAMVEAVGARNIGSGLLPGATGDISLEKVIAMKPDVYIVSGSQWASKNNAAVPFGYNVTQNQVDQAFNKMKQRPGFAQVSAISNNRFYGLYHNFYNHPYNIVGLEYLAKFIYPQQFTELDPANTWKEIVTRFTKVPMGEGVLGAQAPAK, from the coding sequence ATGGCGCTTTCTTACCCGGCTTTTGCCACCACTTATCCTGTGACGCTGACCGACAGTGATGGCAAGCAAGTGACGCTTAAACAGGAACCTCAACGGGTTGTTTTACAGGATGGCCGCGATATTCTGACGCTGGCGTTGCTGGATCGTGACGATCCTTTCCACCGTCTGGTGGCCTGGAACAACCTGCTGAAAAAAAGCGATGCGCCTACCTGGGAACTGATGGCCAATAAATGGCCTGAGGCTAAAAAAATCATTGATATGGGCTTCAGCGATAAAGGTGAAGTGAACCTTGAGAGTGTGGTGGCCGAGCATCCCGATTTGATGATCGCTCAGTTGCGCTCAAAACCCTCTCTTGCTCAGGGCGGGGTGCTGGATAAAATGAAGCAGCTGGGGATCCCGGTGCTCTTTATCGATACTTTTGAAAAGCCGGTCGAAGATACCCCCAAAAGCATCACGTCACTGGGCGTGGCGCTTAACCGCGAAGCAGAAGCCAAAGACTATACCGACTTTTATCAGCAGCATTATCAGGCAATACTGGAAAAAACGCGCGCTGTGAAACCGCAGCCTCAGGTATTTATCGAGGCCAAAGCCGGGCTGGGCGGTCTTGAATCCTGCTGCTTTACTCATGCGCATGTTGGCTGGGGGGCTATGGTTGAAGCAGTGGGCGCCAGAAACATTGGGTCTGGCCTGTTACCCGGTGCTACCGGCGATATCTCGCTGGAAAAAGTTATCGCCATGAAGCCTGATGTCTATATCGTCTCCGGCTCGCAGTGGGCGAGCAAAAACAATGCTGCCGTGCCTTTTGGCTACAACGTGACCCAGAACCAGGTGGATCAGGCCTTCAACAAAATGAAGCAGCGACCCGGCTTTGCGCAGGTTTCGGCCATCAGCAACAATCGCTTCTATGGTCTGTACCATAACTTCTATAACCACCCTTACAACATTGTCGGGCTGGAATATCTGGCGAAGTTTATCTATCCACAACAGTTTACTGAACTTGACCCGGCGAACACCTGGAAAGAAATTGTCACTCGTTTTACCAAAGTACCTATGGGAGAAGGGGTGTTGGGTGCTCAGGCTCCGGCGAAATAA